Proteins found in one Solitalea lacus genomic segment:
- a CDS encoding BamA/TamA family outer membrane protein: protein MKSFIPENFNKTIFIFLISLTLGSCNPSRYLKQNESLIDKVEIKGVEKDLTEDAKSFVPNPNAKILGQKFALGLYNTFNTKKGQYKTKTKKIGEPPAIFDSAQAFSAVKKMSRFLLNKGYFNNTVKLKIDTLGKKKIRLTYEAKQGPVYKVRNYKFNIPDTALNKLYTKEYKTPIDSGKNYDYYLLEREASRANNTFKQNGYKDFEKSYVRFRLDTLFNDSIRASTSKNVHSVDIITIINNPKGEDHHQVYTMNNTFVTITPGIKRREVEADTIRSREDLYFLDKEGRYKPRHFSNLIFFKKGTLYNNDDFLKTYTRLGDLNLFKFINADFKKVPGDSTKLDTYIELIPAKKRTATLEGEFTLSGSYLGTNAGVTYMNKNFFGGGEIFEFKLKGGLEFQPDNFNGVPQPNIRSKTVETSASVLFPRLLAPFNVNISKYSLPKTRISLGYSYEDRQQYFKSGNTNTNISYEWRENLQKSHYLTPLSVSLVNANLNDSLEKAYIRAGNIAAVERYDSYFSLGSQYTYLFNDFRLRFGGNFIYFKGNFDIAGNTLYLGYKIAGASKDTTGRYNTFGRPFYQYVKPDAEIRYYKSINKRQIVTRFNLGVGIAYLNSSSMPYQKLYGSGGANSLRAWRARQVGPGAFPRNDIIPQNAYDTVLVSQEQLGEMKLEANLEYRFNITTNFFGFKLNGATFIDAGNVWNVKKDLDFLYPQGQFKFNSFYKELAIGTGLGVRLDLTFMIIRFDAGLKLHDPQFQNDRWVIKNWFNKDFKNQYPSFRFINYNIGIGYPF from the coding sequence TTGAAATCATTTATACCTGAAAATTTTAACAAAACTATATTTATATTTTTAATCTCCCTAACTCTGGGCAGTTGTAACCCTTCCCGATATTTAAAACAAAACGAATCACTGATAGACAAGGTTGAAATTAAAGGAGTTGAAAAGGATTTAACTGAAGACGCCAAATCGTTTGTTCCTAATCCCAATGCCAAAATTTTAGGTCAAAAGTTTGCACTGGGCTTATACAATACCTTCAATACAAAAAAAGGACAATACAAAACCAAAACAAAAAAAATTGGTGAACCACCTGCAATTTTCGACAGTGCACAAGCTTTTTCTGCTGTAAAGAAAATGAGCAGATTTTTATTGAACAAAGGTTATTTTAACAATACAGTTAAGCTTAAAATTGACACATTGGGCAAAAAAAAAATCAGGCTTACCTATGAAGCCAAACAAGGCCCTGTGTATAAAGTCAGAAATTATAAATTTAACATACCCGATACTGCTTTAAATAAACTCTATACCAAAGAATACAAAACACCAATTGATTCCGGAAAAAATTACGATTACTATTTATTAGAACGTGAAGCAAGTCGGGCCAACAATACTTTTAAACAAAACGGATATAAAGATTTTGAAAAATCTTATGTAAGATTCAGACTTGACACTTTATTTAATGACAGCATAAGAGCAAGTACCAGCAAAAATGTTCATTCAGTCGATATTATTACCATTATCAACAACCCAAAGGGTGAGGATCATCATCAGGTATATACAATGAACAATACTTTTGTGACCATCACTCCCGGAATTAAACGTAGAGAAGTTGAAGCCGATACTATTCGATCCCGCGAAGACTTGTACTTTCTTGACAAAGAAGGAAGATATAAACCTCGGCATTTCTCCAATTTAATCTTCTTTAAAAAGGGAACGCTCTATAACAATGATGATTTTCTTAAAACCTATACCCGTTTGGGCGATCTGAACTTATTTAAATTCATCAATGCTGATTTTAAAAAGGTGCCGGGTGATAGCACTAAACTTGATACTTACATTGAGCTTATACCAGCAAAGAAGCGAACTGCTACTCTTGAAGGCGAGTTTACTTTAAGTGGAAGTTATTTAGGTACTAATGCCGGAGTTACTTACATGAACAAAAACTTTTTTGGTGGCGGTGAAATTTTTGAATTTAAACTAAAAGGTGGATTGGAGTTTCAACCGGATAATTTCAATGGCGTTCCTCAGCCAAACATCCGGTCCAAAACCGTTGAAACTAGTGCAAGTGTATTATTTCCTCGTTTATTAGCTCCATTTAATGTAAACATCAGCAAGTATTCGTTACCCAAAACAAGGATAAGCTTAGGGTATTCATATGAAGACAGGCAGCAGTATTTTAAATCAGGTAATACCAACACCAATATTAGCTACGAATGGCGGGAAAATTTACAAAAAAGCCATTACTTAACACCTTTAAGCGTGTCGTTGGTAAATGCTAACTTAAATGATTCTTTAGAGAAAGCTTATATCCGTGCAGGAAATATTGCGGCTGTTGAACGTTACGACTCCTATTTTTCACTTGGTTCACAATACACTTATTTATTTAATGATTTTAGACTGAGATTTGGTGGTAATTTTATTTATTTCAAGGGTAATTTTGACATTGCAGGTAACACGCTTTACCTCGGATACAAAATCGCAGGGGCTTCTAAAGACACAACAGGAAGATATAACACCTTTGGAAGACCTTTTTACCAATATGTAAAACCTGATGCTGAAATCCGGTATTACAAATCAATTAACAAACGACAAATAGTTACGCGGTTTAATTTGGGTGTAGGTATTGCATATTTAAACTCATCTTCAATGCCCTATCAAAAACTTTATGGTTCAGGGGGAGCCAATAGTTTAAGAGCCTGGCGGGCCCGACAGGTAGGTCCGGGAGCATTTCCCCGAAACGATATAATCCCACAAAATGCATATGATACCGTACTGGTTAGTCAGGAACAATTAGGAGAAATGAAACTTGAAGCTAATCTTGAATATCGGTTCAATATTACAACCAATTTCTTTGGATTTAAGTTAAACGGAGCCACATTTATAGATGCCGGAAATGTTTGGAACGTTAAAAAAGATTTGGATTTTCTATATCCACAAGGGCAATTTAAATTCAATAGCTTTTATAAAGAGCTGGCAATAGGAACTGGTTTGGGAGTAAGACTTGATCTGACATTCATGATAATTAGGTTTGATGCCGGTTTAAAACTGCATGACCCCCAATTTCAGAATGACCGTTGGGTAATAAAGAACTGGTTTAATAAAGATTTCAAAAATCAATATCCCAGCTTCAGGTTTATAAATTATAACATTGGTATTGGTTATCCTTTCTAA
- a CDS encoding quinone-dependent dihydroorotate dehydrogenase, with translation MYNLIKPIFFKYDPEEIHHKVFNWIKSANKFPGASALIRSIYCLNDKRLEREVFGIKFKNPVGLAAGFDKDAKLFEELDNFGFGFIEVGTITPVAQPGNDKPRMFRLIEDEALINRMGFNNEGVDEMVNRLKNRKNRSLIIGGNIGKNKVTPNEEADDDFVKCFEKLFDYVDYFVVNVSSPNTPGLRDLQDKEPLKKLLFRLQTLNTAKPKSKPILLKIAPDLTNEQLDDIIEIVQETKIAGVIATNTTISREGLNSDQELVKQMGGLSGKPVRKRSTEVIRYLSEKSNKAFPIIGVGGIHSGEDAIEKLKAGASLVQIYTGFIYEGPGLVKKINEKILEKGL, from the coding sequence ATGTATAATCTCATTAAGCCTATATTCTTCAAATACGACCCCGAAGAAATTCACCACAAAGTATTCAATTGGATTAAATCCGCTAATAAATTCCCTGGAGCTTCGGCATTAATCAGATCTATTTACTGTCTGAATGACAAACGTTTAGAACGCGAGGTATTTGGTATAAAATTCAAGAATCCAGTTGGTTTAGCCGCTGGTTTTGACAAGGATGCAAAACTTTTCGAAGAGCTTGATAATTTCGGTTTTGGTTTTATAGAAGTAGGTACCATTACTCCGGTAGCTCAACCTGGAAATGATAAACCCCGTATGTTTCGCCTGATTGAAGACGAAGCTTTAATCAACCGAATGGGCTTTAATAATGAAGGTGTTGATGAAATGGTAAATCGGTTGAAAAACCGAAAAAATCGTTCATTAATTATTGGTGGTAATATTGGAAAAAACAAAGTTACCCCTAATGAGGAAGCCGACGATGATTTTGTAAAGTGCTTCGAAAAGCTTTTTGATTATGTTGACTACTTTGTAGTGAATGTAAGCTCTCCAAACACACCTGGTTTACGCGATTTGCAGGACAAAGAACCACTTAAAAAGCTCTTATTCAGACTTCAAACTCTTAATACTGCCAAACCTAAATCAAAACCTATTTTATTAAAAATAGCCCCCGATTTAACCAACGAGCAGCTTGATGATATTATAGAAATTGTTCAGGAAACAAAAATTGCTGGCGTTATTGCCACTAACACCACAATTTCTCGTGAGGGCTTAAACTCAGATCAGGAGTTAGTAAAGCAGATGGGAGGCTTAAGTGGCAAACCGGTACGTAAACGTTCTACCGAAGTAATTCGTTATTTATCTGAAAAATCTAACAAAGCATTCCCTATTATAGGCGTTGGAGGTATACATTCTGGAGAAGATGCTATTGAAAAACTAAAAGCAGGAGCCTCTTTGGTTCAGATCTATACTGGCTTTATCTATGAAGGTCCAGGTCTTGTAAAGAAAATAAACGAGAAGATTTTAGAAAAAGGATTATAA
- a CDS encoding ABC-F family ATP-binding cassette domain-containing protein — protein sequence MIALNDLTFEFGARALYDEANWHIKPGEKIGLIGANGTGKTTLLKILVGDYTPTSGTISKSKDMKIGYLNQDLLSVHSDFSILHVAMEAFERQNQLHDEIEALLKKMETDYSEDLLHKLSDKQHEFENLDGYNIQYKAEQILAGLGFSPEDSARPLKEFSGGWRMRVMLAKILLQKPDLLLLDEPTNHLDLPSIKWLENYLNGFDGAYIIVSHDRYFLDRAVQKIVESKGGQLIQYAGNYSFYLEEKALREELQRNQFKNQQQKIKEEERLIERFRAKASKAKMAQSRIKALERMDRVSDVDDDNPSVSFRFSFSRPSGRSVVQLRNISKAYPNLELLKNTDGDIEKGDKIALIGANGKGKSTLLRIVADAEKAQGEVTRGHNVFQSFFAQHQLESLHLENTILEELQAFASTRTDTELRSLLGCFLFTGDDVFKKIKVLSGGEKSRVALAKVLTSDANFLILDEPTNHLDIQSVNILIQALQQYEGTFILVSHDRYLIENVANKIWFIENKEIKEYPGIYHEYEEWQEKRLKDQAKAPQESKKQVEQAKVEKQDNRSESKEKSRELKKLSQELEKLESLIEDFEKQKKAFEDEMAKEEVYSNSQKLNEINSAYEKIKVQLNETHQEWENIAEKIMELEA from the coding sequence ATGATTGCATTAAACGACCTTACGTTTGAATTTGGAGCCCGAGCTTTATATGATGAAGCTAACTGGCATATTAAACCCGGAGAGAAGATTGGGTTAATCGGAGCCAATGGAACCGGTAAAACCACTTTGTTGAAAATTTTGGTGGGTGATTATACACCAACATCCGGAACCATCTCTAAATCGAAGGATATGAAGATTGGTTACCTCAATCAGGATCTGTTATCTGTTCATTCTGATTTCAGCATTTTGCATGTGGCAATGGAAGCTTTTGAGCGCCAAAATCAGTTGCATGATGAAATAGAAGCTTTGCTGAAAAAAATGGAAACGGATTATTCAGAGGACTTGCTTCATAAATTAAGTGATAAGCAACACGAATTTGAAAACCTGGATGGGTATAACATTCAATATAAAGCAGAGCAAATTTTAGCGGGATTAGGTTTTAGCCCTGAGGATTCAGCCCGTCCCCTAAAAGAGTTTTCAGGTGGATGGCGTATGCGGGTAATGCTTGCTAAAATCCTTCTGCAAAAACCTGATCTGCTATTGCTCGATGAGCCTACCAACCACTTGGATCTACCATCCATTAAGTGGCTGGAAAACTATCTGAATGGTTTTGATGGTGCTTATATTATTGTTTCTCACGACCGATATTTTCTTGATCGCGCTGTTCAAAAGATCGTAGAATCAAAAGGAGGTCAACTGATTCAGTATGCAGGTAATTACAGTTTTTATCTCGAAGAAAAAGCACTTCGAGAGGAACTTCAACGTAATCAATTTAAAAACCAACAGCAAAAAATTAAGGAAGAAGAACGCTTGATTGAGCGTTTCCGTGCAAAAGCTTCTAAGGCCAAGATGGCACAGTCGCGTATTAAAGCCCTTGAGCGTATGGATCGTGTTTCAGATGTAGACGATGATAATCCATCAGTGTCTTTCCGTTTCAGCTTTTCTCGGCCTTCAGGTCGTAGTGTAGTGCAGTTGCGTAATATCTCTAAAGCTTATCCGAATCTTGAATTGTTAAAGAATACAGATGGCGATATTGAAAAAGGTGATAAAATTGCATTGATTGGTGCCAACGGTAAAGGTAAATCAACCTTACTACGCATTGTTGCTGATGCCGAAAAGGCACAAGGTGAAGTTACCAGAGGGCACAATGTGTTTCAATCCTTCTTTGCTCAGCACCAATTAGAGTCTTTGCATCTCGAAAATACCATTTTGGAAGAGTTGCAAGCTTTTGCTTCTACACGTACTGATACAGAATTACGGTCGTTATTGGGCTGTTTCTTGTTTACAGGCGATGACGTGTTTAAAAAAATTAAAGTGTTATCAGGAGGTGAAAAATCACGTGTAGCCTTGGCAAAGGTGTTAACTTCTGACGCCAATTTTCTTATTCTGGATGAGCCTACCAACCACCTTGATATTCAATCTGTAAATATTTTAATTCAGGCTTTACAGCAGTATGAAGGAACATTTATCCTTGTTTCCCATGACCGTTACCTGATTGAAAATGTTGCCAATAAAATATGGTTCATAGAGAATAAGGAAATTAAAGAATATCCGGGCATTTATCACGAATACGAAGAATGGCAAGAGAAACGATTGAAAGACCAAGCTAAAGCTCCTCAGGAGTCTAAAAAACAAGTTGAGCAGGCAAAGGTTGAAAAGCAAGACAATCGAAGTGAAAGCAAGGAGAAATCCCGTGAGTTGAAAAAGCTGAGTCAGGAACTTGAAAAGCTTGAGTCTCTAATTGAGGATTTTGAGAAACAGAAGAAAGCTTTTGAAGATGAAATGGCTAAAGAAGAAGTGTATTCAAATTCACAAAAGTTGAATGAGATAAATAGTGCTTACGAAAAGATAAAAGTGCAATTAAACGAAACACATCAAGAGTGGGAAAATATTGCTGAAAAAATTATGGAGCTTGAAGCATAA
- a CDS encoding spore protein: MAVTRLKRKDRRNKTVSRLEVQHLKLATNLELGSRSKEKASSQVVKNRAIIAELEKAAK; this comes from the coding sequence ATGGCAGTTACAAGATTAAAAAGAAAAGACAGAAGAAATAAAACTGTTTCGCGTTTAGAGGTTCAGCATTTGAAATTAGCTACTAACTTAGAGTTAGGAAGCCGTTCAAAAGAAAAAGCAAGTAGCCAAGTTGTTAAAAACCGTGCTATCATTGCTGAATTAGAGAAAGCAGCGAAGTAA
- a CDS encoding TrmH family RNA methyltransferase: MISKSQISFVKSLHNKKYREEHGLFIVEGVKMVNELLASSFIIQSIFTTENYLKNLTNINPKAKKIDVNLVTEPELQKISTLQTPNEVIALAQIPFDFRKNHFDIAQIKDKWTIMLDDVQDPGNLGTIIRIADWFGIKTLITSLNSVEAYNPKVVQSTMGSIFRVEVLRIDIEQILQAAKVPVYGALLEGDNLYKAEFSKPGVILMGNESKGISDRIRKYITAPLSIPSFGQAESLNVGIATAIFCSEMRRRQ, translated from the coding sequence ATGATTTCAAAGTCACAAATAAGTTTTGTTAAATCTCTTCACAATAAAAAATACCGTGAAGAGCACGGTTTGTTTATTGTTGAAGGGGTTAAAATGGTGAATGAACTCTTGGCGTCTTCCTTTATTATTCAATCAATTTTTACGACTGAAAATTATCTAAAAAACCTTACAAATATAAATCCAAAGGCAAAAAAAATAGATGTTAATTTAGTTACAGAACCCGAACTTCAAAAAATTAGCACATTACAAACGCCGAACGAAGTGATAGCCCTGGCTCAAATTCCATTTGACTTTCGGAAAAATCACTTCGACATTGCTCAAATTAAGGATAAGTGGACAATAATGCTTGATGATGTTCAAGATCCGGGAAATTTAGGAACCATAATTCGTATTGCAGATTGGTTTGGTATTAAAACCTTGATAACCTCTCTTAATTCTGTTGAGGCATATAATCCGAAAGTGGTGCAATCAACCATGGGTTCTATTTTTAGAGTTGAAGTGCTGCGGATAGATATTGAACAAATATTGCAAGCGGCAAAAGTACCGGTTTATGGGGCCTTGCTCGAAGGAGATAATTTATACAAAGCCGAATTTTCCAAGCCTGGAGTAATATTGATGGGCAATGAATCAAAAGGGATATCGGATCGTATCAGGAAATACATAACTGCACCTTTAAGCATACCTAGTTTTGGTCAAGCAGAGTCATTAAATGTGGGTATTGCAACAGCTATTTTTTGTTCAGAAATGCGTCGCAGGCAATAA
- the ltrA gene encoding group II intron reverse transcriptase/maturase, with amino-acid sequence MNGRKQKTEQDTWQSGTRSATESSSGGQTYLWMTEKGNTNTTQGQQAQLLEYILSPSNLNAAYKQVKRNDGTGGVDGMSVELLLPYLHSHREVLLHSLQNGRYKPQAVRRVEIPKENGKKRALGIPTVVDRVIQQAITQQLTPIYERQFSSNSYGFRPKRSAHQAIKQCQVNANEGYRYVVDMDLEKFFDTVNQSKLIEILSRTIPDGRVVSLIHKYLKAGVMTHGVFQATSMGVPQGGNLSPLLSNVMLNELDKELTERGHRFVRYADDCMVFCKSRRAAQRVLVGITTYIEQKLYLKVNREKTKVAHIKDVKFLGYGFYFNKNGCKMRAHKKSVEKMKEKIRELTSRSNGWGNERRKEAIRQYITGWLNYFQLADMKGLLERIDEWYRRRIRSLIWKQWKSIKTRIRNLIKLDIPKKQGKGIRQHKEKLLAYS; translated from the coding sequence ATGAATGGTAGAAAGCAGAAAACGGAGCAAGACACCTGGCAGAGCGGAACTAGGTCGGCAACCGAATCAAGCTCTGGAGGGCAGACATATCTATGGATGACTGAAAAAGGAAACACCAACACAACGCAAGGGCAACAAGCCCAACTTCTGGAGTACATACTCTCGCCGTCGAACCTTAATGCGGCCTACAAACAAGTTAAGCGTAATGATGGAACAGGTGGGGTTGACGGGATGAGCGTAGAATTGCTTTTACCCTACTTACACTCCCACCGAGAAGTATTGCTTCATTCACTACAAAATGGGAGGTACAAGCCTCAAGCTGTTCGCCGGGTTGAAATACCCAAAGAGAACGGCAAAAAGCGAGCCTTAGGCATCCCCACGGTAGTGGATAGGGTCATTCAGCAGGCAATCACCCAACAATTAACACCTATTTACGAACGACAGTTCTCGTCCAACAGTTACGGTTTTCGTCCAAAACGCAGTGCTCATCAGGCAATAAAACAATGCCAGGTCAACGCAAATGAGGGTTATCGTTACGTTGTGGATATGGATTTGGAAAAATTCTTCGATACTGTTAACCAAAGCAAGCTGATAGAGATTTTATCCCGAACCATCCCTGATGGCAGGGTGGTGTCATTGATACATAAATACCTAAAGGCAGGGGTAATGACGCATGGAGTTTTTCAAGCGACATCGATGGGGGTTCCGCAGGGAGGGAATTTAAGTCCATTATTGAGTAATGTAATGCTTAACGAATTGGACAAGGAGCTAACGGAAAGAGGACATCGTTTTGTCAGATACGCTGATGATTGTATGGTATTCTGTAAAAGCCGCCGAGCCGCCCAGAGGGTGCTTGTCGGCATTACAACCTACATTGAACAAAAGCTTTATCTGAAAGTCAATAGGGAGAAAACCAAGGTTGCACACATCAAGGACGTTAAGTTCTTGGGGTATGGATTTTACTTCAACAAAAATGGTTGCAAAATGCGCGCCCATAAGAAAAGTGTTGAAAAGATGAAAGAGAAAATCCGAGAACTGACCTCACGGAGCAACGGATGGGGCAATGAACGCCGAAAGGAAGCAATAAGACAGTACATCACAGGCTGGCTTAACTATTTTCAGCTGGCAGACATGAAAGGATTGTTGGAACGCATAGATGAATGGTATCGAAGAAGAATCAGGTCATTGATATGGAAACAATGGAAAAGTATCAAAACCCGAATTAGGAATCTGATAAAACTGGATATCCCGAAAAAACAAGGCAAAGGAATACGGCAACACAAGGAAAAGCTACTGGCATACAGCTAA
- a CDS encoding IS110 family transposase produces MQPQVNQLDFSGQNIYVGFDVHLKSWQVTVMTELLTHKTFSQPPKPEVLHQYLRQNFPGGTYHSAYEAGFCGYWIHNRLEALGIHSIVVNPADIPTTDKEKVQKEDSRDSRKIAHSLRSGALIPIYVPSSKTLEDRCLVRTRSILTKDLARYKNRVKSFLYFHGIELPAPFTKKQSHWSKPFVDWLESIAMAEQSSKTALQAMILEAKHLRASVLQLTRHLLELSKTGTYQEAIALLRSIPGIGLLTAMTLLTELETINRFKNTDQLCSFIGLIPSTHSSGEKELAGTITRRGHSVLRSALIESAWVAARLDPALTKSFHEYCRRMEPNKAIVRIARKLLNRIRYVLINKQEYECAVVK; encoded by the coding sequence ATGCAACCACAAGTTAATCAATTAGATTTTAGCGGTCAAAACATTTATGTTGGTTTTGACGTGCACTTAAAAAGCTGGCAGGTTACCGTTATGACTGAACTGCTCACCCATAAAACCTTTTCGCAGCCACCTAAACCCGAAGTATTACACCAGTATCTCCGGCAGAATTTCCCCGGCGGCACCTATCATTCCGCCTACGAAGCAGGCTTCTGCGGCTACTGGATCCATAACCGCTTGGAGGCTCTGGGCATTCACTCCATCGTGGTCAATCCTGCCGATATTCCCACCACCGATAAAGAAAAAGTGCAAAAAGAGGATTCCAGGGATAGCCGTAAAATCGCACACTCATTAAGAAGTGGCGCCTTAATCCCGATTTATGTTCCTTCCAGTAAAACCCTAGAGGACCGTTGTTTAGTTCGCACCCGGTCCATACTGACCAAGGACCTTGCCCGGTATAAAAACCGGGTAAAATCGTTCCTGTACTTTCATGGCATTGAACTACCTGCGCCCTTCACCAAAAAACAGTCCCACTGGTCGAAACCTTTTGTTGATTGGCTGGAAAGCATCGCTATGGCTGAGCAGAGTAGTAAAACGGCCCTGCAGGCCATGATTTTAGAAGCGAAACATTTGAGAGCCTCTGTATTGCAACTCACCCGGCATTTACTAGAGCTATCAAAAACAGGTACTTACCAGGAAGCCATCGCTTTACTGCGAAGTATCCCTGGCATCGGATTATTAACGGCCATGACCTTATTAACCGAGCTGGAGACGATTAACCGGTTTAAAAACACGGATCAACTCTGCAGTTTTATAGGACTCATCCCCTCGACGCATTCAAGTGGGGAAAAAGAACTAGCCGGTACTATCACCCGACGGGGGCATAGCGTGCTGCGCAGCGCCCTGATTGAAAGTGCATGGGTAGCCGCACGCCTGGATCCGGCACTGACTAAAAGTTTTCATGAGTATTGCCGGCGAATGGAACCGAATAAGGCCATCGTAAGAATAGCCCGGAAATTACTCAACAGAATCAGGTATGTATTAATAAACAAACAAGAATATGAGTGTGCAGTGGTTAAATAA